In one Silene latifolia isolate original U9 population chromosome 10, ASM4854445v1, whole genome shotgun sequence genomic region, the following are encoded:
- the LOC141607903 gene encoding uncharacterized protein LOC141607903: protein MDQIVGTADKALEMNKSGTARNGYNGLSQQDDQLLWILESKPICVVGSISSCEHVRIMVDAGWKTIDNAGIGWVVFSSVGEVIFTTRRSIGGESALQAEGLEIYEALQWAVDRGFRYLEVTSDCLSLICYLAGIQRPQHCLADVLADIDALASFFHCLAFSYIPRSYNKIAHDLACEAMSS, encoded by the coding sequence ATGGATCAAATTGTTGGAACGGCGGATAAGGCTTTGGAAATGAATAAGTCAGGGACTGCACGTAATGGATATAATGGTTTGAGCCAGCAGGATGATCAACTTCTATGGATTCTTGAAAGTAAACCTATCTGTGTAGTGGGTTCGATTAGTTCCTGTGAACACGTGCGGATTATGGTTGATGCTGGGTGGAAAACAATTGATAATGCAGGAATAGGGTGGGTTGTTTTTTCCAGTGTTGGGGAGGTGATCTTCACAACTAGGAGAAGTATTGGAGGTGAATCCGCTTTACAGGCAGAAGGATTGGAGATTTATGAAGCACTGCAATGGGCTGTGGATCGGGGGTTCCGTTATTTGGAAGTCACTTCGGATTGTCTTTCGCTTATTTGTTATCTTGCAGGGATTCAGAGGCCTCAGCATTGCCTTGCGGATGTTCTTGCTGACATTGATGCTCTTGCCTCTTTTTTCCACTGTTTAGCTTTTAGTTATATTCCTAGGTCTTATAATAAAATTGCTCATGACCTCGCTTGTGAGGCCATGTCTAGCTAG